Proteins encoded by one window of Flavobacterium sp. N502540:
- the tuf gene encoding elongation factor Tu: MAKENFNRSKPHLNIGTIGHVDHGKTTLTAAITKVLSDAGYCQAKSFDQIDNAPEEKERGITINTSHVEYETANRHYAHVDCPGHADYVKNMVTGAAQMDGAILVVAATDGPMPQTREHILLGRQVGIPRIVVFMNKVDMVDDAELLELVEMEIRDLLSFYEYDGDNGPVVQGSALGGLNNDPAWVPKIIELMDAVDAWIEEPVRDVAKPFLMPVEDVFTITGRGTVATGRIETGIANTGDPVEIIGMGADKLTSTITGVEMFRKILDRGEAGDNVGLLLRGIDKESIKRGMVIIKPGSVKPHATFKAEVYILKKEEGGRHTPFHNNYRPQFYVRTTDVTGVITLPEGVEMVMPGDNLTINVALLSPIAMSVGLRFAIREGGRTVGAGQVTEIVG; this comes from the coding sequence ATGGCAAAGGAGAATTTTAATCGTTCCAAACCGCACTTAAACATAGGTACAATTGGACACGTGGATCACGGAAAAACTACATTAACTGCAGCAATTACAAAAGTATTGTCTGATGCTGGTTACTGTCAAGCAAAATCGTTTGATCAAATCGATAACGCTCCAGAGGAGAAAGAAAGAGGTATTACTATTAATACATCACACGTAGAGTATGAAACAGCTAACCGTCACTACGCTCACGTTGACTGTCCAGGTCACGCGGATTACGTAAAGAACATGGTTACTGGAGCAGCTCAAATGGACGGAGCTATCTTAGTAGTTGCTGCTACAGATGGTCCAATGCCACAAACTCGTGAGCACATCCTTTTAGGTCGTCAGGTTGGTATTCCAAGAATCGTTGTTTTCATGAACAAAGTGGATATGGTTGATGATGCTGAGTTGTTAGAGCTTGTTGAAATGGAAATTAGAGATTTATTATCTTTCTACGAATATGATGGAGATAATGGTCCTGTAGTTCAAGGTTCTGCTTTAGGAGGATTGAATAATGATCCTGCTTGGGTACCAAAAATCATTGAATTAATGGATGCTGTTGATGCTTGGATCGAAGAGCCAGTGCGTGACGTAGCAAAACCATTCTTGATGCCGGTTGAAGACGTATTTACAATTACTGGTCGTGGAACTGTTGCTACAGGTCGTATCGAAACAGGTATTGCTAATACAGGAGATCCAGTTGAAATCATTGGTATGGGAGCTGATAAATTAACTTCTACTATTACAGGAGTTGAGATGTTCCGTAAAATCCTTGACAGAGGTGAAGCTGGAGATAACGTAGGTTTATTGTTAAGAGGTATTGATAAAGAATCTATCAAAAGAGGAATGGTTATCATTAAGCCGGGATCAGTAAAACCACACGCTACTTTCAAAGCAGAGGTTTATATCTTGAAAAAAGAAGAAGGTGGACGTCATACTCCATTCCATAATAACTACCGTCCACAGTTCTACGTACGTACAACTGACGTAACAGGAGTTATTACTTTACCAGAAGGAGTAGAGATGGTAATGCCAGGAGATAACTTGACTATCAATGTTGCTTTATTAAGCCCAATCGCTATGAGTGTTGGTTTACGTTTCGCTATCCGTGAAGGTGGTAGAACTGTAGGAGCAGGTCAGGTAACTGAAATCGTAGGATAA
- the secE gene encoding preprotein translocase subunit SecE, with protein sequence MTKVTNYLSEAFEELKSNVTWPAWAEVQKLTIVVAVFSILFALATWGVDEFFAKALAGFFNWLKG encoded by the coding sequence ATGACAAAAGTTACTAATTATTTATCAGAGGCTTTCGAAGAGTTAAAGTCAAATGTTACTTGGCCAGCTTGGGCTGAGGTTCAAAAATTGACAATTGTTGTGGCTGTATTTTCGATTCTGTTCGCTTTGGCAACATGGGGAGTAGACGAATTTTTTGCAAAAGCTTTGGCTGGATTTTTTAACTGGTTAAAAGGATAA
- the nusG gene encoding transcription termination/antitermination protein NusG: MADNNVKKWYVVRAVSGQENKVKAYIETEIARLGMGDYVSQVLVPTEKVVTVKEGKKMSKDKVYFPGYVMIEANLVGEIPHIIKSITSVIGFLGEIKGGEPVPLRLSEVNRMLGKVDELAVNTDTRAIPFSLGETVKVIDGPFNGFNGSVEKINEEKRKLEVMVKIFGRKTPLELSFMQVEKV; this comes from the coding sequence ATGGCAGATAATAATGTGAAAAAATGGTATGTGGTTAGAGCTGTAAGCGGGCAAGAAAATAAAGTCAAAGCTTACATCGAAACCGAGATTGCCAGATTAGGTATGGGCGATTATGTTTCCCAAGTTTTAGTACCTACAGAAAAAGTAGTTACTGTAAAAGAAGGAAAGAAAATGTCTAAGGATAAAGTTTATTTCCCTGGATATGTTATGATCGAAGCCAATTTAGTTGGTGAGATACCTCATATTATTAAGTCAATTACTAGTGTAATTGGGTTTTTAGGTGAGATCAAAGGCGGGGAACCGGTTCCTTTGAGACTTTCTGAAGTAAATAGAATGTTAGGTAAAGTGGATGAGTTGGCTGTTAATACAGATACTCGTGCTATTCCTTTCAGCCTGGGTGAAACGGTAAAAGTGATCGATGGTCCTTTTAACGGCTTTAACGGTTCGGTTGAAAAAATCAATGAAGAAAAGCGTAAACTTGAAGTTATGGTTAAGATTTTCGGAAGAAAAACTCCATTAGAATTGAGCTTTATGCAAGTTGAAAAAGTATAA
- the rplK gene encoding 50S ribosomal protein L11, whose amino-acid sequence MAKEISKVVKLQVKGGAANPSPPVGPALGAAGVNIMEFCKQFNARTQDKPGKICPVQITVYKDKSFDFVVKTPPAAVQLMEAAKLKSGSGEPNRKKVASVTWEQIRTIAEDKMPDLNAFTIEKAMSMVAGTARSMGITVSGDAPF is encoded by the coding sequence ATGGCTAAAGAAATTAGTAAGGTAGTTAAACTACAAGTTAAGGGAGGTGCTGCGAACCCGTCGCCACCGGTTGGACCTGCTTTAGGAGCTGCTGGGGTTAACATCATGGAGTTCTGTAAGCAATTTAATGCTAGAACTCAGGATAAACCTGGCAAAATTTGCCCAGTGCAAATCACTGTGTATAAAGACAAATCATTTGATTTTGTCGTTAAGACTCCTCCAGCAGCAGTTCAGTTAATGGAAGCTGCAAAGCTAAAATCTGGTTCTGGTGAGCCTAATCGTAAAAAAGTAGCTAGCGTTACTTGGGAACAAATTAGAACTATTGCTGAAGACAAAATGCCGGACTTAAACGCTTTCACAATTGAGAAAGCTATGAGTATGGTTGCTGGAACAGCTAGATCTATGGGTATAACTGTATCAGGAGATGCTCCTTTTTAA
- the rplA gene encoding 50S ribosomal protein L1, with translation MAKLTKKQKEAASKIEKNKLYSLKDAAALLKVVASAKFDESVDIAVRLGVDPRKANQMVRGVVTLPHGTGKDVKVLALVTPDKEAEAKEAGADYVGLDDYLQKIKDGWTDVDVIITMPAVMGKLGPLGRILGPRGLMPNPKTGTVTMDVAKAVAEVKAGKIDFKVDKTGIVHAGIGKVSFGAEQIVDNAHEIIQTLIKLKPTAAKGTYIKGIHLTSTMSPAIALDPKAV, from the coding sequence ATGGCAAAATTAACAAAAAAGCAAAAAGAGGCTGCTTCAAAAATTGAAAAGAACAAATTATACTCTCTAAAAGATGCTGCGGCATTATTGAAAGTTGTTGCTTCTGCAAAATTTGATGAGTCTGTTGATATCGCAGTTCGTTTGGGTGTAGATCCTAGAAAAGCGAATCAAATGGTAAGAGGTGTGGTTACATTGCCTCACGGAACAGGTAAAGATGTTAAAGTATTAGCATTAGTTACTCCAGATAAAGAAGCGGAAGCTAAAGAAGCTGGTGCAGACTATGTTGGTCTTGATGACTATTTACAAAAAATTAAAGACGGTTGGACAGATGTTGATGTAATCATCACTATGCCAGCTGTTATGGGTAAATTAGGTCCATTAGGTCGTATTTTAGGACCTAGAGGTTTAATGCCAAACCCTAAAACAGGTACTGTAACTATGGATGTTGCAAAAGCTGTTGCAGAGGTTAAAGCTGGTAAAATTGACTTTAAAGTTGATAAAACTGGTATCGTTCACGCAGGAATTGGTAAAGTTTCTTTTGGAGCTGAGCAAATTGTTGACAACGCACACGAAATTATTCAAACATTAATAAAACTTAAACCAACTGCTGCTAAAGGTACCTACATTAAAGGTATTCACCTTACAAGCACTATGAGTCCTGCTATTGCATTAGACCCAAAAGCAGTATAA
- the rplJ gene encoding 50S ribosomal protein L10 codes for MTREEKSIAIENLTAQLAGTNIIYVSDISGLNAETTSNLRRACFKAGIKLEVVKNTLLAKAMEASANDYGDLPTVLTGNSAIFISDVANAPGKIIKDFRKKSDKPVLKGAFINNEIYIGDNQLDALATIKSKEELLGELIGLLQSPAQRIISALQNKFAGSEEETEA; via the coding sequence ATGACTAGAGAAGAAAAATCAATCGCGATTGAAAATTTAACTGCGCAGTTAGCTGGTACAAATATCATTTATGTATCTGATATTTCTGGTTTAAACGCAGAGACAACTTCAAATTTACGTAGAGCTTGTTTTAAAGCTGGAATCAAATTAGAAGTTGTAAAGAACACTTTGCTTGCAAAAGCAATGGAAGCTTCTGCTAATGATTATGGTGATTTGCCAACAGTTTTAACTGGTAACAGTGCTATATTTATTTCTGATGTAGCTAATGCTCCTGGAAAAATTATCAAAGATTTCCGTAAGAAATCTGATAAACCAGTTTTAAAAGGTGCTTTCATTAATAATGAAATTTACATAGGAGATAATCAATTAGATGCATTAGCAACTATTAAGTCTAAAGAAGAACTTCTTGGAGAACTTATCGGATTATTACAATCACCAGCTCAAAGAATTATTTCTGCTTTACAAAACAAATTCGCAGGTAGCGAAGAAGAAACTGAAGCATAA
- the rplL gene encoding 50S ribosomal protein L7/L12, with protein sequence MADLKQFAEQLVNLTVKEVNELATILKDEYGIEPAAAAVVVAAGGGEGAAEEAQTEFTVVLKEAGASKLAVVKLVKELTGLGLKEAKDVVDGAPSNVKEGVSKEEAEGLKKSLEEAGAVVELK encoded by the coding sequence ATGGCAGATTTGAAACAATTCGCAGAACAATTAGTTAACTTAACAGTTAAAGAAGTTAACGAATTAGCAACAATATTAAAAGACGAGTATGGTATCGAGCCTGCTGCTGCAGCTGTAGTAGTTGCTGCTGGTGGTGGAGAAGGTGCTGCTGAAGAAGCACAAACTGAATTTACAGTTGTATTAAAAGAAGCTGGAGCTTCTAAATTAGCAGTTGTGAAATTAGTAAAAGAACTTACAGGTTTAGGTCTTAAAGAAGCTAAAGATGTAGTTGACGGTGCTCCAAGTAACGTTAAAGAAGGTGTTTCTAAAGAAGAGGCTGAAGGTCTTAAAAAATCATTAGAAGAAGCTGGAGCTGTAGTTGAGCTTAAATAA
- the rpoB gene encoding DNA-directed RNA polymerase subunit beta yields MITNQTERLNFASTKNIPDYPDFLDVQVKSFKDFFQLETKSDERGNEGLYNTFMENFPITDTRNNFVLEFLDYFVDPPRYTIQECIERGLTYSVPLKARLKLYCTDPEHEDFETIVQDVYLGTIPYMTPSGTFVINGAERVVVSQLHRSPGVFFGQSFHANGTKLYSARVIPFKGSWIEFSTDINSVMYAYIDRKKKLPVTTLFRAIGFERDKDILEIFDLAEEIKVSKTGIKKYIGRRLAARVLNTWHEDFVDEDTGEVVSIERNEIILDRDTIIDKDNVEEIIDSNVKSILLHKEDNNQADYAIIHNTLQKDPTNSEKEAVEHIYRQLRNAEPPDEETARGIIDKLFFSDQRYNLGEVGRYRMNKKLDLDIPMDKQVLTKEDIITIVKYLIELINSKAEIDDIDHLSNRRVRTVGEQLSQQFGVGLARMARTIRERMNVRDNEVFTPIDLINAKTLSSVINSFFGTNQLSQFMDQTNPLAEITHKRRLSALGPGGLSRERAGFEVRDVHYTHYGRLCPIETPEGPNIGLISSLGVYAKVNGMGFIETPYRKVTNGVVDLESTPIYLSAEEEEGKMIAQANIEMDETGKITATNVIAREEGDFPVVEPSVVHYTDVAPNQIASISASLIPFLEHDDANRALMGSNMMRQAVPLIRPEAPIVGTGLERQVASDSRVLINAEGDGTVEYVDANIITIKYDRTEDERMVSFDADEKTYNLIKFRKTNQGTSINLKPIVRKGDRVVLGQVLSEGYATQNGELALGRNLKVAFMPWKGYNFEDAIVISEKVVRDDIFTSIHVDDYSLEVRDTKLGNEELTNDIPNVSEEATKDLDENGMIRIGAEVKPGDILIGKITPKGESDPTPEEKLLRAIFGDKAGDVKDASLKASPSLHGVVLDKKLFARAVKDKRKRTQDKDALGALEMEFETKFVELKDRLVEKLFLIVNGKTSQGVMNDLGEEVLPKGKKYTQKMLYAVEDFAHLSKGQWVADDATNKMVNDLIHNYKIKLNDLQGSLRREKFTITVGDELPSGILKLAKIYIAKKRKLKVGDKMAGRHGNKGIVARIVRHEDMPFLEDGTPVDIVLNPLGVPSRMNIGQIYETVLGWAGMNLGRKFATPIFDGASLDQINALTDEANVPRFGHTYLYDGGTGERFAQKATVGVIYMLKLGHMVDDKMHARSIGPYSLITQQPLGGKAQFGGQRFGEMEVWALEAYGASSTLREILTVKSDDVIGRAKTYEAIVKGETMPEPGLPESFNVLMHELKGLGLDLRLEE; encoded by the coding sequence ATGATAACAAATCAGACTGAAAGATTGAATTTTGCCTCTACAAAAAATATTCCTGACTATCCAGATTTTCTAGATGTTCAGGTTAAATCTTTTAAAGATTTTTTTCAATTAGAAACTAAATCTGACGAAAGAGGCAACGAAGGTCTATACAACACCTTCATGGAAAACTTTCCAATTACAGATACAAGAAACAACTTTGTATTGGAGTTCCTGGATTATTTTGTAGACCCACCACGTTATACAATTCAAGAATGTATAGAGAGAGGACTTACTTATAGTGTGCCTTTAAAAGCCAGGTTAAAACTATACTGTACAGACCCAGAACACGAAGATTTTGAAACTATTGTACAAGATGTTTATCTTGGAACAATTCCTTACATGACTCCAAGTGGTACCTTTGTAATTAATGGTGCCGAGCGTGTAGTAGTATCTCAGCTACACCGTTCTCCTGGTGTTTTCTTTGGACAATCATTCCACGCAAATGGAACAAAATTATATTCTGCCAGAGTAATTCCTTTTAAAGGATCCTGGATAGAATTTTCTACAGATATTAACAGCGTTATGTACGCGTATATCGATAGAAAGAAAAAATTACCGGTAACCACTTTATTCCGTGCTATTGGTTTCGAAAGAGATAAGGACATCCTTGAAATTTTCGACTTAGCTGAAGAAATTAAAGTTTCTAAAACAGGTATCAAAAAGTATATTGGAAGAAGACTTGCTGCGCGTGTATTGAACACTTGGCACGAGGATTTCGTTGATGAAGATACCGGAGAGGTAGTTTCTATCGAACGTAACGAAATCATCCTTGATCGTGATACGATTATCGACAAAGATAATGTGGAAGAGATCATCGATTCTAACGTTAAATCTATTTTGTTACACAAAGAGGATAATAACCAAGCAGATTATGCTATTATCCACAACACGTTACAAAAAGATCCAACAAACTCTGAAAAAGAAGCTGTTGAGCATATCTACAGACAATTGCGTAATGCAGAACCGCCTGATGAAGAAACTGCTCGTGGTATTATTGATAAATTGTTCTTCTCTGATCAACGTTATAACTTAGGTGAAGTTGGTCGTTACAGAATGAACAAAAAGTTAGATTTAGATATCCCTATGGACAAGCAAGTGCTTACCAAAGAAGATATCATTACAATCGTGAAATATTTGATCGAATTGATCAACTCAAAAGCTGAGATTGATGATATTGATCACTTATCAAACCGTCGTGTTAGAACAGTTGGAGAACAATTGTCTCAGCAATTCGGTGTTGGTTTAGCACGTATGGCGAGAACTATTCGTGAGAGAATGAACGTTAGAGATAACGAGGTGTTTACACCAATTGATTTGATCAATGCTAAAACATTATCATCAGTTATCAACTCTTTCTTTGGTACAAACCAGTTGTCTCAATTTATGGATCAAACGAATCCATTAGCTGAGATTACACACAAGAGAAGACTTTCTGCACTTGGACCAGGTGGACTTTCGAGAGAAAGAGCTGGTTTCGAGGTTCGTGACGTTCACTATACACACTATGGTCGTTTATGTCCGATTGAAACTCCTGAGGGACCAAACATTGGTTTGATTTCATCTCTTGGAGTTTATGCAAAAGTAAACGGAATGGGATTCATCGAAACTCCATACCGTAAAGTAACTAATGGTGTAGTTGATTTAGAAAGTACTCCAATTTACTTAAGCGCTGAAGAAGAAGAAGGAAAAATGATTGCTCAGGCAAACATTGAAATGGATGAGACTGGTAAAATTACGGCAACTAATGTTATTGCTCGTGAGGAGGGTGACTTCCCGGTTGTTGAACCTTCAGTTGTACATTATACAGACGTTGCACCTAACCAGATTGCTTCGATTTCGGCTTCGTTAATTCCTTTCTTGGAACATGATGATGCGAACCGTGCGTTGATGGGATCTAACATGATGCGTCAGGCGGTTCCTTTGATCCGTCCGGAAGCACCAATCGTTGGTACAGGTTTAGAGCGTCAGGTAGCTTCAGATTCTAGAGTATTAATTAATGCTGAAGGAGATGGAACTGTAGAATATGTTGATGCAAATATCATTACTATTAAATACGACCGTACTGAAGATGAAAGAATGGTTAGTTTTGATGCTGATGAGAAAACATACAACTTAATTAAATTTAGAAAAACCAATCAGGGAACAAGTATTAACCTGAAACCAATCGTAAGAAAAGGTGACAGAGTTGTTCTTGGACAAGTATTATCAGAAGGATATGCTACTCAAAATGGTGAATTAGCTTTAGGTAGAAACTTAAAAGTTGCGTTCATGCCATGGAAAGGGTATAACTTTGAGGATGCGATTGTAATTTCTGAAAAAGTAGTTCGTGATGATATTTTTACTTCTATCCACGTTGATGATTATTCATTAGAGGTTAGAGATACTAAGTTAGGAAACGAAGAGTTAACAAACGATATTCCTAACGTTTCGGAAGAAGCTACTAAAGATTTAGATGAAAACGGTATGATCAGAATTGGAGCAGAGGTTAAGCCTGGCGACATTTTGATCGGAAAAATTACACCAAAAGGAGAATCAGATCCTACTCCGGAAGAGAAATTGCTTCGTGCAATCTTCGGGGATAAAGCAGGTGATGTAAAAGATGCTTCATTGAAAGCTTCTCCATCTTTACATGGTGTAGTTCTTGACAAAAAATTATTTGCAAGAGCCGTTAAAGATAAACGTAAACGTACTCAGGATAAAGATGCTTTAGGCGCTTTAGAAATGGAATTCGAAACTAAATTTGTTGAATTAAAAGACAGATTAGTAGAGAAATTATTCCTGATCGTTAATGGAAAAACATCTCAGGGTGTAATGAACGATTTGGGTGAAGAAGTTTTACCAAAAGGTAAAAAATATACTCAAAAAATGCTTTACGCAGTAGAGGATTTTGCTCACTTAAGCAAAGGTCAATGGGTTGCTGATGACGCTACAAATAAAATGGTTAATGATTTAATTCATAACTATAAAATTAAGCTGAACGACTTACAAGGATCTTTAAGAAGAGAGAAATTCACCATTACAGTTGGAGATGAATTGCCATCTGGAATCTTGAAATTGGCTAAAATCTATATCGCTAAAAAACGTAAGTTAAAAGTAGGTGATAAAATGGCGGGACGTCACGGTAACAAAGGTATTGTTGCAAGAATCGTTCGTCATGAGGATATGCCATTCTTAGAAGACGGAACACCGGTAGATATCGTATTGAATCCACTTGGGGTACCTTCTCGTATGAACATTGGTCAGATTTATGAGACTGTTCTTGGATGGGCCGGTATGAACTTGGGTAGAAAATTTGCTACTCCAATTTTTGACGGTGCTTCTTTAGATCAAATCAATGCTTTGACTGATGAGGCTAACGTACCACGTTTCGGACATACTTACCTTTATGATGGTGGAACTGGAGAGCGTTTTGCACAAAAAGCGACTGTGGGTGTAATTTACATGCTTAAATTAGGACACATGGTTGATGATAAGATGCACGCACGTTCTATCGGACCATACTCATTGATTACGCAACAGCCACTTGGAGGTAAAGCTCAATTTGGAGGTCAGCGTTTCGGAGAGATGGAGGTTTGGGCACTTGAGGCTTATGGAGCTTCTAGTACACTACGTGAAATCTTAACTGTTAAGTCTGATGACGTTATTGGTAGAGCTAAAACTTACGAGGCTATCGTTAAGGGTGAAACTATGCCAGAACCAGGTTTACCAGAATCGTTCAATGTATTAATGCACGAATTGAAAGGTCTAGGTTTAGATCTTCGTTTGGAAGAATAA